The genomic region GCGAAGAAGATAAGCTtaccaaagaagaaaaaatacaaTCACAACGGCGGGCCAACATGGAGGCAATTTTTAGTGAAGTTGTCAAAGTCATAATTAAATGTCGACACTGTGATGAAAGGTACTttggtattttgtttttgttttgatattTGACAAGTTAGCCGCGTACGCGTCCTGCTTGAGCCCCTAACTCTCACGCGCGAGTTGCGCTGCCTGCGTGTACTGTCATTGTACTGTCAAGTTCCGATGACTTGGTTTGTGTGCATGTTCTTTGTTCTTTCTTTGTAATTCATTGTATCTGTCTCGTATTGGCTTTTGTTTTGCCGCAGTTAGGTTGGCCTTGCATCCGAACCTTTTCGACTTTACCTGGATAAGTTACTGATTTCggagtaaaaaaaatagaatggtTTCATCTGTATGATAAGGTATGTTTTTCTGTTATTACAGAAAAGCACGCATCCGCGTCACCATTGAGCGTCAGTCGAGCACAAGTGCCGTTTGCAGACGAGTGAGTATGGCATTTATTTGGAATAAGAAAGTCCTTGAGTACTCCTTGCTTTAAATGATTGCATATTACAAGAGCAGTCAGTCCTACATAAAATGTGGCGGACCTCGGGATCATTTACAATTTTTAGGACTCTTACCAGCTGGCCTGCTGTTACTTTTTGCCTTTGTTATTGTCTTAGTTGCTTTGGTTTGCTGACTTGTAACTTTGGCTCTTATTGGTTTTCTTTGTGGCAGCCTTTTCTAGAAGCCTATTGAATTACGCTCATGTCAACagtatgtcttttttttaccCACTCCGTGGTATGAATGCTGCTGGATTTAAGTGAAGCGACCTGAAATCCATTGTCTCTCTTCTGCTCATCAGGATCTTCTGATGAGATTGACCAATGACGAGGATCCGCATTTTTTCTTCAGCCTCACAATCTCTGAGGAAGATTTCCAAAGGTTTGCCTAAGAAGTAGCCACAATTCCATTTCCTGCatcaatgtgctttttttttttaagtgctcttttatttttctgtttagtTTGAAAGTCCAGCAGGAGTTATTGATTGAATTTGCGTCATTCCCTGAGATGCTGGTGCAGCTTCTTCGTCAATGTCAGTCAGAGCAGAATTGCAGCCATCCCAGGTACTccgctttcccccccccccccccccctcgacaTCAACATGGTTTCGCTGTGGCAGcctcttgttttttgtttgtgtttttgcttttatttaattcctttttttttttttttttttttttaatgctgtgcaGGTTCCAGCTGCTGTTCTCAAGCGACTCGCCGTCACTGGATGGCCCCGTCCAGCTGAGCGTGATGGAGACCAACTCCTTTAAGCACAGCAACCAGCTTTCTCTGCGGCTGACGCAGGGCTCTGACAAGCACGTCAAAGACTACCTGGCTGCCTGTCTGGCCTCTGTCAAGGTGACACGCCAAGGGCAGGACGATTCTGGAGCCCATGCACATTTGAAATCGGACAGATGGGCCCACTCAATACTCAATGAGCTGGTCCATCTGAAAATGTGGATTTGGATAATGAAGTCTTTTGTTTGAGTTAGTTCGATTGAATCTAGTTGGAAGTAAATAGCTAGTTATTTATGATTTAAAATAAGTACATTCTTGGATTACCAAATTATTTCAGGAGTTAACTTAATCAGAGACTACTGCTCTACGTTCCAACTTATTTTCCGTCTTATTCTTTCAATGGGGATGACCAAAATGGCTCTTGACAACTGTCAACAATCGATGTCACGTCGTCTTATTGCGTTTCAGGCGGAGAAGGAAGCACTGGAGCTAAAACTGAAAAAGACAGAAGATGATCTGACGAGGCGGCTCAACGACACCGAGCAGGTTCTGTTCTTTGTTGCCATTTTTTTGTTGCTAaatctaaaaacaaaacaagctgcaGCTACAATAATTAATTGACAAAGTATTTTTTATCAATTGAATTGACAGCTGCTTTGTTCTGTGATTCACTATTTCGATACGCAAACTTGAAATTGTCCAAATGTGCAATTCCGGCCTCGCACCAGTACTCTGAAATAACGGACCAATTATCATTTTAGTGAAATGCTGATAATCAGGTGCAGATTTCCGATAATCGGTCCATCTAAAACTAAACTTTTTAAAATGAGATTGAATTAGGTTTGGCGTCACGTATCTTGCCAGACGCTGTCGGAGATGGAGCGCATGCATCTGGAATGGACTCTTGAGAAGAACTCGCTTTGCAGCCGTCACGCTGACGAGTTGCGCCGTGAGCAGGAGAAGGCGGCCGACGTAAGCCCGACTCCCCAACCCCCTCCGGCCGACCCTGTGGCGCCAAGTGATGATGGTATGTCACAGTTGCAGGAgcgccagcagcagcagatgcAGAAGCACTGTCGGGAGCTGGAGAGCGCTCACCAGCGCGACAGGCAGCAGATGCAAAGCCGCCTGGTGCAGCTGGAGACCTCCTGTGGGGAGCTGAGCAACAGGGACTACCAAAACCAGGCCACCCTCAGGGACCTCAAGGCCAAACTGGCGGCCGCCGAGGAGGTACGTCTGCCATTTCTGTCATATTTACAGTGCCAGATAGAGAGCGCATGAAAACAATAGTTAGGTGTAAAATTCCACTGCCTATACAATGACTCAAGAAAATGAACTCAAGAGTACGGGCTTCACACTCTTGGAGCCAAGGCCCATAGTTCCAACCATGGCACCAGTCCATAAAGTCAGAATAAGTAAATGCTGAGTTTTGTTTGGTCGTATTCATAAACGCACCTCGTTTGTGTGAACCCGTTTCATCTGACCCAAAGCGGGAAGCCAGGATGGACTCCGTTGTATGAAAGGCAGATAGATGTTCACGCTTTGCCAATGTGCTGACACCCACTGGACGAATTGTTGTGCGTGTCACTCCGGCATACAGGActgtcagaaaattagaatattgtgataaagttctttattttctgtaatgcaattaaaaaaacaaaaatgtcatacgttctggattcattacaaatcaactgaaatattgcaagccttttattattttaatattgctgattatggcttacagttTAAGAAACTCAAATCCTATCTAAAAaacagaatatttcctcagaccaagtaaaaaaaaaaagatttataacagcaaaacaaaatcaaacatttgaaaatgtccattaatgcactcagtacttggttgggaatccttttgcacagaTTGTATCAATGAggtgtggcatggaggcaatcagcctgtggcattgctgaggtgtggcattgctgaggtgttatggatgcccagaatgcttcaatagcggcctttagctcatttgcattgttgggtctggtgtctttcagcttcttcacaataccccacaaattctctatggggttcaggtcaggggaattggcaggccaatcgaggacagtaacgccatggtcagtacaccatttactggtggttttagcACTgttggcaggtgccagatcatgctggaaaatgaaatcatcatctccatagagcttttcagcagacagaagcatgtagtgctctaaaatctcttggtacacagctgcatttactctggactcaaTGAaaaacagtggaccaacaccagcagctgacatggctacccaagccatcgctgactgtgggaacttcacactggatttcaagcaacttggattttgctcctctccagctttgctccagactctggcgccttgacttccaaatgaaatacaaaacttgctttcatctgaaaagaggactttggaccattcTGCAACTGtctagtgcttcttttccatagcccaagtcagacgcttcagaagtggcttgaccatgcgaatacggctattgtagcccatttcccggacacgtctgtgaacagtggcttttaatacctggactccagcttcagtccactactgtctttgaagctcccccaaatcctgaagcgactcttcttgacaatgctgttaaggctgtggtcatctctcttggttgtgcagcgtttcctgccacatttcccccttccaacagactttttgtggatgtgctttgaaactgcactctgtgaacagctttctctttgagaaatttcttattgtgtcttaccctcctgatggagggtgtcaatgatggtcctctggaccgcagtcagatcagcagtcttccccatacttgtgatttagtttactgaaccaagctgaatgTTTtttaaggctcaggaaacccttgcaggtgtttcgagttaattagacgattcaagtgattagttgaataccctactagtatagtttttcatgatattctaatattttgagataggatatttgagttttcttaagttgTATGCCattatcagcaatattaaaataataaaaggctggcaatatttcagttgatttgtaatgaatccagaatgtatgacatttttgttttttttaattgtattacagaaaataaagaactttatcacaatattctaattttctgagacagtcctgtatggcTCGATGGCTTGTGTTGCGTGCGCGCAGGAGTGCCAGCGCTTCCAGCAGCAGGTGGCGTCGATGCGGCGCCAGAGGGACTCGGCCGAGACAGCGCTTCACGCCAACGAGCGACTGGGCCAGCAGCTGCAGACGCGTGTGGGGACGCTGGAGCAGGAAGCCAAAGACCGCGAGCAAAACGCGAGTCGCACTCAGGAGGCACTGAAGGTGGCACAACAGCAGAAGGTCGGCGCCGGCTGGCCCAGTCGGGGAGGGGGCTGTCGTGCCACCCCACAACATGCCGCCTCCTCTTTGTTGTGTAGGAAACCCTCGAGGAGGACGCCCGCAGCAAAGAAGCTAAGCTACAAAAGCTCGACGCCCAGGTGGAGATTTTGTCCGCAGATGTGAAGAAGGTTTGTCGTCTCGCTCGTCGTCTGACCGTCTCGAAATGTGCTTGGTGGCCGCGGTCGCGCAAAGCTTTTTCCCAGATTGCCCGCCTGCTGCTTATAGGACACCATTTGGTGTCTCACAAGAGAATCAATTGCGGCGGCGCTGCCAATTATTTTGGCGAGGACTGGGAATGAATGGGGCCTGCGTTTAAACTGCCAAGAGACTCAGTATTGTGACATCCGGCGCTGTTGTCAGGCCAACGAGATTATCAAGAAATTCATGTGCGAGCTGCAAGTTCTGCAGAGCAAGAACAAGGACAAGAACGTGGCGCTGGTAGAGCAGAAGAAGGTGCTGCGCGACACCTCCACCCAGCTGGACCGAGCACAGGGGCAAGTGCGTGATGCTCAccagcagctgcagcagaagGACCGGCAGGTGAGTCGAGCCAGTGCTTGCGTGTCTTACGTGTGGCTCGCTTTGCATTTCGCTCGCTTTTTGCACGTGCCTGCAGTACCAGTCTGTTGGCTTTCTATGTATGTGTTTTGTGAATCTGTGCATGTCTGCATATGTTTTTTGTTGACTTATCTGTGCGCGCACGCGCTTTGTCAGGTTGCGAGTCTGAGGGAACAGCTGGAGTCCAGCATGAAGAAGCTGGCCGAGTCGAAGGAACTGCTGCGGAGCAATGAGAATGGTGAGCGCAAGTCTCCGGCGCGCGGCGTTTTCACGCGGCATCTTTTGTCTGTGTCGTTGTCAGTGATCGGCTGGATAAACAAGCATCTGAACGAGAAGCGGCTGAGCGAGATGCTTGCGGAGCCGCCACAGAGCACGCCGCCGACCGCCGCCATAACGTCAGCGGTAAGAGAGTGCCGTCATCTTTGTGGATGGGATACACGCGATTGCTCGCCATCTTCCATCTTTTTCTTTGTCTCCTGCAGGCACACTTTTATCCTCACGTGAGCAAAAGTCCCGCAATGCCCGATGTTGTCTACAAGTCAGCGTGAGTCGCTTGAGACAGCTTCGTCTCCAGAAGAGGAAACGTGAGAGTGAAATGTGAATTTCTCTATAACAGAGCGAGCCCGAGCTCTGGCGGTCTGGATGCCAAATACTTCAAGAGGAGAGATGAAGGCGGCGTCCCCGTTCGCGGGTCTCCCAACGCGCTCATCGCCAGAGGTGATGTCGCACACTCGTGATAGCACAAAACGGCACGGCCACGTCACACCTTAAACCTTGGGCACGCTCACCAGCCAATTCTTATCCTTCCTTCTCAGAGTTTCCGTGCAGCAAAACACCTTCAGCCTACTTTCCCAACTAAGCACACACGCTGCGCTCCGCCTATGTTTTTGAAGTTGCACCCTTGTTACAGAGCTCTGATTTTTCAAATAAATCAACCTTGGGTTCTCAATATTGTCCTCCTCGTGGTGCTTTTTACTTTAACAGTGAGGACAAAATTGCACttgcaaacaacaacacacagcCGTTGTCATCACCAAACGAGGTCAAGTGACCCTCCATCTTTCGCTGCCATTTTCAAAGGACAAGCCCGGTTTGTCTGCAAAATTCTATTTTCTCTTGCTCACTTTCCAAAGAAGACAAGTACGAAGGAGAAGCACATGCACCAGAACACGAAGAAAGTCCAGAAAGTTGCTCAGTGTTTGTCCAAGGAGTTCCGATAAAAGCACAGCCATTGGGTCACAGTGTCGGCCTGTATTTAGCAGTGGATCTCGTAGGCCGTCAGAGAGTCGACAAACAAGCCAGCGTGGTTGACAAAGACCCCCTCGCCCTCTGACGTCATGACCGGCTCCGCCTCGCCACCCTCGCCAGCTATTCTTCGCGCAGTCTGAATGTCGCTGTCCGCCTCAGCGGGGGGGAGCGAGGGGCTGGGAGGTGGGCCGGTTGCCAAGTAGCCAGAGGGGCCGCCGGCGTCAGGGGGGGCGGCGGGCAGGGCCGGTGGCAACACGGGTTTGGCACGGTTCAGGACGAACATCTCGTGGCCACGCTCGTCCCGGAACTCTTCCAGCTGGGCGAACGTGGTCGGCCCGTCCGAGTAGTCGTTCACGTAAAGGATGCTCTCCTCCTGACGCACAACAACAATTTAAACTTCAACCGCGCATTCTTGCAGTCTCTTTGAAGACAAACCAAACAGCATTAGTCCCACTAAAGTGAGAATTTCTAGGGGAAAAatgtttacattaaaaaaacaattgggtggagagggggaaaaaaaaaaggtctcacTATCACATCctaaaaataaaagaacagtaatccctcgctacatcacggttcgtttatcgtggtTTCACTACACCGTGGattgttttccaaattaaatctttttttaaactcaaaataaaacttctaaattgaggaattatggcacaaactttttattaaaaaaaaatggttataataagagttctaaaaacatatttacagtgttgtactttgttatagaaaaattgttatagtaataaaagagttctaaaaacatatttaccatATGTACACttttaccttgttataaaaaaaataatgataaaagttgttctaaaaacatatttacagtacgtgttaagaattctccatgttatttatgttattcagccgtgctttgatttgaggtagggtgatttattttgaaggccgttttcaggcgataccacttcctgttttacgttcgtgtacgtatgtcggttacagtggtacagtagtcattgacgatgtaagtgggtctcctaacatgagaaatgaacgatcacatgtgtctaacctttaggacaatgtagtattgctccaaatgttcgtttacattcctttagaggtccgttttcgcgtgttagcacgatcgcgaattagcatctttccgctaactcgttagtctgcccagtacttcttgttaacatgttacacgcacacacgtataatattaatattttcaatatttatacagaattttctgtatgttatttatactattaatatattatttacatgtttgatacaattaatgttctaataataataaaatatgcacttaaatggtttcatatatatttattgacccacaaaaaaggtacagataaaaaaaaaaggtacagatgagagggtgaccgtacttcgcggctttcacttatcgtgggtggttttttgaaccaattatccgcgataaacgagggattactgtatttcctGATGCAAAAATTCAAACTTCTTGGACACGTCCAAAAGCGATGCCTCTTTGGCAAGAAAAAAGGGCTATTTTTCCTAAGCCTGTTGCAAGCCTGCCGGGTGCGTGCTTACCTTGTTCGCGGCGTGCTGGTCCTTGTGTCCTCGCAGTCGTCGGCTGTAGATCATGGCGACCAGCAGCAGCGCGGTGAGCACCAGCAGTGAGATGCCGGCGGCGATGGCCATCTGCGTGGTAGCGCCCAGTGCGCTGAAGGCCATGCTGCCCAGAGCATAAAGTGGCTCCTGGCTCACCTCGCCGCCGCCACTCCGCAGGCGCGGCCACACCGGCGTGTCGAGGGGCGCCGCCTGCGCCCAGCCGGCCCAAATAGACGAGGACGAAGAGTTGATGGCAAGCTGGAAGGTGACCCACGCTACGCCGCCCGCGTTCCAGGCCTCACACTCGTACAAGCCGGCGTGTGCCACCGTCACGTTGCTGAGGAATAGCATCCCACTGCCCGTGTCGGGGTCAAAGTGCGAGGCACTCTCGTCGCTCTTCTGCACGTGTGCCCGGCCGCCCTCTGACGGCTCCGTCCCGCTGCCCGCTCCTCGGGCCCCGCCGCCCAGGCCGTGCACCAGCCCTCGGGGCGCCGGTGGTGACGCCTTGTCCGAAGATGCCTTCCTCCATGTAACCTGCAGGGGGCACGCTGGGGTAAGTCAACTCAAAGAAGTGGCCCGCTTCAAACTGGAAGTTAGAGCATTCAATATTGTTTTTCTTAAATACGAGTGACTTTGTTCCTatcaacaaaaagaaaatcgTTTTTACTCCCATACCAAACTttgaaaatatgaaaatatttttaaaattccaTCATCTGAGTGTTATTTGTTTGGAAAACGACAGCCCCCCCAACCATTAAAAAGGTGTTGCCATTAAAAGCTTGGGCTGCTTTTTGCGCCATGTGGCGggctgacctgcgggcgcgggtaTCCGGAGGCGTGGCAGGAGACGCGCAGACTGTCGCCCAGGCGCACGGCCATACGTCGGGGCTCCAGCtgcaccaggggcgggatgcaaACCAGGCTGTTGGGCGGCACCTCCAACAAGCCCAGGCGCGAGAGTCGTGGCGGCTCACAGCAGCGCAGGCGCCGGCGCTCAGACGAGCTAAGCAGCCGCCGGCCCTCGTCATCCATCCAGCTCCGAAGCCAGTGCAGGGCGCAGTCGCAGCGCCATGGGTTCTCTGCAGGCATGCAAAAAAACATTGGTCGGTCAGGCAGCATGCGTCTTCTTTGCTCCTTGCTGGCGGTATTGCGGCAGCTCACCGGTGATGCGCAGCACCTGTAGGCTGAGCAGCGGGCGCAGCGCAGCGGCCGCCAAGGTGTGCAGGCGATTCCCGCTCAGGTCCAGCAGCGCCAGCGAGGCCAGACCGGCCAGCGCCTGATCACCTACCGCCTCCACGCCGTTGTGCTCCAGGTGCAGCTCCTGCAGCCGCTGAGGGCGCCGTGCCGCAAAACAACACgggttttttattttcattttgggtGGTTCAAGTAACACCTACTCCCCCCACCCTCCAAGTGCATTTCAATGGGCGGCTTTTGGCACGTCACCTGCAGGCCGGAAAATGTGAAGTCCAACAGGCGCGCAATGTGGTTGGCGGCCAGGTAGAGGATACGCAGGTGGTGCAGTCCCCGGAAGGTGTCAGCCGTCACCGAGCGGATCCTGTTCCCGTCAAGCGCCAGCTCCAGCAGCTGCGCCTGCGACTGGAATGAGCCCGGCTCCACCGCAGAGATACTGTTGTTCTGCGAGGTGAGCGCAAGGGGGCGCCGTCTAGCCTCCGCATCTCGTTTGCGTAACGGGCATGTGTGTGCATACCTGCAGGTAGAGGTAGCGCAGGTGTGCCAGCGGGCTCAGGTTCTGCCGGCGGATCTGACCGATGGCATTATCTTGCAGGAACAGCGTCTGTGAGGAAAGCGTGAACAACATCAAATAGTGGACACTGAGTCCGGTGCACGGCGGGTGAGTGTATTACACTTTTGTAAACGGGCCAACGAACGGCATCAACGCGGCAGTTTTCTAGcgcaggggttttcaactggttttgttcaagggaccaccattgtaaccaagaagcaactcggggaccactgctttgacggaatattattttattttgcagcggAGGCTAGACTTATACTGGCTATTTATACGTATCTGTATGTCTACTTTGGTAATTTCAGCTAGATTTGACATAATTtagatgggtaaatgattcataaaattagctggaaaatgaatcaagtctaaataataaatccattttattttttaaatgttacaatttttttccatttccaatttcgcagtccacctgcaataccgcctGAGACCACTAAAGGGccgcggaccaccggttgacaatcaTTGAGGTGATATTTCTACACTTAACAGTGCATCGAGATGGACGATGCAACGCAGTTTCAGTACATCgcggatcccccccccccccaaaaaaaataataatcacgaATTCAAAATTAATCTTTTAAATtcaggaattatggcacgaaagttgcccacacgccagcagaaggcaggaagTGTCCACACAATCGCAGTGCgaccacttgtacctttttatgaaAAAAGTTGttgtaataataagagttctaaaaacatatttacagtattgtaccttgttataatttttttttataataataagagttctaaaaacatatttacggtatgtacacttgtaccttgttataaaaaagttgttataataataagagttctaaaaacgttttacagtatgtatactttagctacatataCATgttacacatacgcacacacacacgtattatATTCATATTATTTTCTGTAAGTGATTTATACTACGTACTATActatagtatttacatgtttgaaactattatttaatgttctaataataacatatccacttatatggtttaatatacacttattgatacacaaacaatgttaaaaaaaggtgacactacttcgcggattttccCATATcacgggtggtcttggaaccaattatccacgataaacAAGGGATTACAGTACATATACTTTATCCTCGGCAAAGAAAGACAAATTAGTCAATGTTCAGAGATGTGCAGATGGAGCGTATGTTGTTATTTTGTTACCTGCGCGAGCGTGGTCATGTGCATGGGGAAGGCGAGGAGGCTGGCGGATCCACACTCCACCGTCAGGCTGTAACATCGACAGCCGGCCGGGCAGGACGCGCTCGCACCCAGAGCGGTGGCGTGTTGCGGGCCAAGCGAGAGTAGGAGGACAacggtgaggaggaggagccggGCCGCAGGCCAGAGCAGCGGCATGACAACACGCTCTGAGACAAAGCAAAAGATTTCAACAGCTCGGCCACCGTCCACGCGGATCCCAAGAAGACGCTTCATTGGGTGCACCTTGCATATAGGTGGAAGGTGGGGAGGACCATTTTGAGAAATTGTCAAGTAACTGACATTTGATACAATACCAGTCATAGTTTTATTTCTCCTCCGATTCAAACTTGTCCTGTCGATCGCAACGAGAATGGTGAAAGTTAAATAAGTTTGGGCACCAGACAGAACATCTTGAGTGTCTGGTGAGCGTGCATGTCGCTATTGTGAGAAAAGACATCGCGGTCAAGGACCGCGTTTACGTGCATTCAAGAAGCCTTTTAAAACCCGAATATTGCCCCCTCCCCACCCAGCATTCCACTCTTGCGTTTTTGTTACAGAAAATCATATCGTGTGGGGCTAAGTCAAAACACTAAGCTGAACGTTTGCAAGATCACCATTAAAGTGCTGGGCTTTGGGTCATGAGTAATAATTAATTCTGTTGATTATCTGTTGATCAGATGAAACTGTGAATTTGATTGATCACTTTCCTCACCAACAACATATGTAATCAATATAGATATTTCAAATGGACAGTGCAGAAAATGCACAAACGACGTACACTCGTATCACGCGGAGCAGCAGGAAAACCATTCCAGGCAATCTTGCAAACTACAATGCAATCAACAAAAAGATCATTTGTTTGGACACAAAAGGAGGCGAGCACCACGCGCATCCTGACGATGGGGAGACGTGGTTGCTACCTGCTGATGAAGACGGAGGGAGAgaaggaggacgacgcgctttcATTGGCAAGCGTCGACGCTCATTTGACGTCCACCGTGAGGATGAGGACGAGGCGAATGAAGCTGAAGATGCGCGGCCCTTGTGGCGTCGTGCGAGAATggaaggagagagagaaagagaagctAAATAGGGAAggggaaggagagagagagaaaggatgGTGTGGTGTTGGTGCATAGCTGCTCTTTCGTCTGCTTCTTCTTCCGCTTGGATTTGTTAAAACGTCAGACGGCATTCGTTCTTCTGGAACACGCATGCAGGTGTTTCCTCGGCGCCTCCCTCCTCTTTTCCCTCTACCTCCCCTTTGCTCACGCTGCCCACTTCCGCCTGCGTTCTCTCCACAATAAAAGAATATCGATAAAAGATTATCAATAACAAGAGCACTGCATCATCCAATTTCGTAAAAATGCAGTGGATCCGCTTACTCGTAAGCACCCGAAGACTTGCACTCGTATTGTTATTGTTGCGTGTTGTGCGGGGATGTCCGAAGTTGAGGCaggaaaaacaaagatgtggagtgtAGAGTTGGTCCTTTGTTGGCAAGCTCTTGAGTTGTTCTGTGGCAGTCAGTACACAATGGCAAGGCGGCACATCAACAACATCGTCCGTCTCCAGGTCAGCTTGTTTTATACTGTTCGGAAAGGCGGGAACTTGTCACATGACCATTTAGTGTCCGTGAGTGTGGGGGGCGTCAcccctctgtgtgtgtgagtgtgtgtgtgccaaatGTGTGTTGTATTAATGTTCTGATTGAGCAGTTATGTTTATATAAACTAAGGAAAAGAATTGCATAATATGAACATTAAACGTCCATGAGATTGTCTAACCTAATAGAATACGTACAGATTGCTGTTGCTCTCTCTTCATTATATTTATGAGACTTGACGACGAGTCTTGTTTTTGGAGTGAACTATAATGCGGGCCATCTCCtctcatctatttatttatgcgcTATGACACACCAGCACATGCGCAAATCACATAGCAGTTACTGGTGCCCGTATGTACTTTGTAAAATACGTTACATTACCCTTCTTAAGTG from Syngnathus scovelli strain Florida chromosome 10, RoL_Ssco_1.2, whole genome shotgun sequence harbors:
- the sass6 gene encoding spindle assembly abnormal protein 6 homolog isoform X6, which translates into the protein MEAIFSEVVKVIIKCRHCDERKARIRVTIERQSSTSAVCRRDLLMRLTNDEDPHFFFSLTISEEDFQSLKVQQELLIEFASFPEMLVQLLRQCQSEQNCSHPRFQLLFSSDSPSLDGPVQLSVMETNSFKHSNQLSLRLTQGSDKHVKDYLAACLASVKAEKEALELKLKKTEDDLTRRLNDTEQTLSEMERMHLEWTLEKNSLCSRHADELRREQEKAADLQERQQQQMQKHCRELESAHQRDRQQMQSRLVQLETSCGELSNRDYQNQATLRDLKAKLAAAEEECQRFQQQVASMRRQRDSAETALHANERLGQQLQTRVGTLEQEAKDREQNASRTQEALKVAQQQKETLEEDARSKEAKLQKLDAQVEILSADVKKVASLREQLESSMKKLAESKELLRSNENVIGWINKHLNEKRLSEMLAEPPQSTPPTAAITSAAHFYPHVSKSPAMPDVVYKSAASPSSGGLDAKYFKRRDEGGVPVRGSPNALIAREFPCSKTPSAYFPN
- the sass6 gene encoding spindle assembly abnormal protein 6 homolog isoform X3, producing MEAIFSEVVKVIIKCRHCDERKARIRVTIERQSSTSAVCRRDLLMRLTNDEDPHFFFSLTISEEDFQSLKVQQELLIEFASFPEMLVQLLRQCQSEQNCSHPRFQLLFSSDSPSLDGPVQLSVMETNSFKHSNQLSLRLTQGSDKHVKDYLAACLASVKAEKEALELKLKKTEDDLTRRLNDTEQTLSEMERMHLEWTLEKNSLCSRHADELRREQEKAADLQERQQQQMQKHCRELESAHQRDRQQMQSRLVQLETSCGELSNRDYQNQATLRDLKAKLAAAEEECQRFQQQVASMRRQRDSAETALHANERLGQQLQTRVGTLEQEAKDREQNASRTQEALKVAQQQKETLEEDARSKEAKLQKLDAQVEILSADVKKANEIIKKFMCELQVLQSKNKDKNVALVEQKKVLRDTSTQLDRAQGQVRDAHQQLQQKDRQVASLREQLESSMKKLAESKELLRSNENVIGWINKHLNEKRLSEMLAEPPQSTPPTAAITSAAHFYPHVSKSPAMPDVVYKSAASPSSGGLDAKYFKRRDEGGVPVRGSPNALIAREFPCSKTPSAYFPN
- the sass6 gene encoding spindle assembly abnormal protein 6 homolog isoform X1, giving the protein MEAIFSEVVKVIIKCRHCDERKARIRVTIERQSSTSAVCRRDLLMRLTNDEDPHFFFSLTISEEDFQSLKVQQELLIEFASFPEMLVQLLRQCQSEQNCSHPRFQLLFSSDSPSLDGPVQLSVMETNSFKHSNQLSLRLTQGSDKHVKDYLAACLASVKAEKEALELKLKKTEDDLTRRLNDTEQTLSEMERMHLEWTLEKNSLCSRHADELRREQEKAADLQERQQQQMQKHCRELESAHQRDRQQMQSRLVQLETSCGELSNRDYQNQATLRDLKAKLAAAEEECQRFQQQVASMRRQRDSAETALHANERLGQQLQTRVGTLEQEAKDREQNASRTQEALKVAQQQKETLEEDARSKEAKLQKLDAQVEILSADVKKANEIIKKFMCELQVLQSKNKDKNVALVEQKKVLRDTSTQLDRAQGQVRDAHQQLQQKDRQVASLREQLESSMKKLAESKELLRSNENGERKSPARGVFTRHLLSVSLSVIGWINKHLNEKRLSEMLAEPPQSTPPTAAITSAAHFYPHVSKSPAMPDVVYKSAASPSSGGLDAKYFKRRDEGGVPVRGSPNALIAREFPCSKTPSAYFPN
- the sass6 gene encoding spindle assembly abnormal protein 6 homolog isoform X4, which produces MEAIFSEVVKVIIKCRHCDERKARIRVTIERQSSTSAVCRRDLLMRLTNDEDPHFFFSLTISEEDFQSLKVQQELLIEFASFPEMLVQLLRQCQSEQNCSHPRFQLLFSSDSPSLDGPVQLSVMETNSFKHSNQLSLRLTQGSDKHVKDYLAACLASVKAEKEALELKLKKTEDDLTRRLNDTEQTLSEMERMHLEWTLEKNSLCSRHADELRREQEKAADLQERQQQQMQKHCRELESAHQRDRQQMQSRLVQLETSCGELSNRDYQNQATLRDLKAKLAAAEEECQRFQQQVASMRRQRDSAETALHANERLGQQLQTRVGTLEQEAKDREQNASRTQEALKVAQQQKETLEEDARSKEAKLQKLDAQVEILSADVKKVASLREQLESSMKKLAESKELLRSNENGERKSPARGVFTRHLLSVSLSVIGWINKHLNEKRLSEMLAEPPQSTPPTAAITSAAHFYPHVSKSPAMPDVVYKSAASPSSGGLDAKYFKRRDEGGVPVRGSPNALIAREFPCSKTPSAYFPN